A stretch of the Acyrthosiphon pisum isolate AL4f chromosome A2, pea_aphid_22Mar2018_4r6ur, whole genome shotgun sequence genome encodes the following:
- the LOC100165540 gene encoding protein krasavietz, which yields MSQKTEKPVLSGQRIKTRKRDEKEKYDPFGFRDFILAGLNSAGTDLEAIWKFLDQAGSKVDYRRYGEVLFDILIAGGLLVPGGSISQDGSISQDGDKLWKTNACVFEAPEDMVSMRNYEQVFIKLMRRYKYLEKMFEEEMKKILLFIKGFSDIERIKLARMTTLWISNGSIPPTVLQVLTNEHLIKDGLALEFLIELFVTYKQEVGNAHLLTVLKKGGLEGRLMDFLPPNKRTEENLRAQFEEKGLSDVVKLHLAQASQEAKRNLEIQLHDDFNDNKNMKEIISNIKELSSKHDIPEHEIIVLVWTVVMTQVEWNKKEELLADQALKHLKQYSPLFSAFSTTARSELALMLKVQEYCYENMNFMRVFQKIILLFYKTDVLTEEVILKWYKEGHSKGKTTFLEQMKKFIEWLQNAEEESESGEDED from the exons ATGAGTCAAAAAACAGAAAAACCGGTACTGTCAGGTCAACGCATCAAGACCAGAAAaagag ATGAAAAAGAAAAGTACGATCCTTTCGGCTTCCGGGACTTCATCCTGGCAGGCCTCAACAGTGCCGGCACTGACCTAGAAGCAATTTGGAAGTTCCTTGATCAAGCTGGTTCTAAAGTTGATTATCGCCGTTACGGTGAAGTCCTCTTTGATATACTGATTGCCGGAGGTCTTTTAG taccGGGAGGATCCATATCACAAGATGGATCAATATCTCAGGATGGGGACAAACTGTGGAAAACAAACGCATGTGTTTTTGAGGCGCCCGAGGACATGGTATCTATGCGAAACTATGAACAGGTGTTTATCAAACTCATGCGccgatataaatatttggaGAAAATGTTCGAGgaggagatgaaaaaaattttgctCTTCATTAAAGGTTTTAGTGACATTGAGCGTATTAAACTGGCACGTATGACTACATTGTGGATTTCTAATGGTTCAATTCCACCTACTGTTCTTCAAGTACTTACTAAT gagcATTTGATTAAGGATGGATTGGCATTAGAGTTTCTTATTGAACTCTTTGTTACGTATAAACAGGAGGTAGGTAATGCCCATCTACTGACTGTATTGAAGAAAGGAGGACTCGAAGGTCGGTTAATGGATTTCTTGCCTCCAAACAAGCGTACTGAAGAAAATCTCCGTGCACAGTTTGAAGAAAAGGGATTGAGTGATGTGGTTAAGTTACATTTAGCTCAGGCCAGCCAGGAAGCTAAACGTAATTTGGAAATTCAGCTACACGATGACTTTAATgacaacaaaaatatgaaagagATCATATCAAATATCAAAGAATTGTCTTCTAAGCATGACATTCCCGAAcatgaaattattgttttg GTATGGACAGTTGTAATGACACAAGTTGAGTGGAATAAAAAAGAAGAACTTCTAGCAGACCAGGCACTTAAACATTTGAAGCAATATTCACCATTGTTTTCAGCTTTTTCAACTACTGCTCGTTCTGAATTGGCACTCATGCTCAAGGTTCAAGAATATTGctatgaaaatatgaattttatgaGAGTcttccaaaaaattattttactcttCTATAAAA CCGATGTGTTGACTGAAGAAGTAATTTTGAAATGGTACAAGGAGGGACACTCTAAgggtaaaacaacatttttggaacaaatgaaaaaattcaTTGAATGGCTACAGAATGCAGAAGAAG